One window of the Conexibacter sp. SYSU D00693 genome contains the following:
- the flhA gene encoding flagellar biosynthesis protein FlhA has protein sequence MQRLGRSTDLIAAAVVVLVVVMMVVPLPPTILDFFITLNISCALAIVVTTLYVPRALDFSVFPSLLLLTTLFRLAINISVTRLILLHGDAGHVVEAFGHFVVGGNVVVGLIVFLILIVIQFVVVTNGAGRVAEVGARFTLDAMPGKQMAIDADLNSGQITEDEARKRRSEIAREADFYGAMDGASKFVKGDAIAAVLITLINLVGGIVVGVAMQGMPFGDAASHFSLLTVGDGLAAQIPALLISVATGIIVTRAAGEGDEAQDLGTQVAGQISAQQKAPMVAGVVICLFALIPGFPKLPFLLIGAGFILLGRKLMKEAGAKEQAEEAAAVAAATAPALPASPRDAVVEALGMDPLELCIGFGLVPMVDGGGGGSLLARVSAVRRQLASETGTIVPSVRIHDEVGLGSHEYVLKVRGSVVARGRLMAGHQLALDPGDAVGQVEGLPTTEPAFGLPAVWISDAARAEAEALGYTVVDAESIVVTHLTETIRRHVAELLTRQDTRVLLDRLKESNQAVVEEVVPDLLSVGELQRVLQALLREGVSIRDLGAIVEAAGDRARVTRDPELLAEHARVALSRAITEPYVDGENTLRALSLDPGLEQEVAQSIAQTPDGEYLAMDPSRAQSLLIALNAQSEQLVATGRRPVLLCSSRVRRHLRRLCEQALPQLGVCAYNEIAPGISVETIGVVNA, from the coding sequence ATGCAACGTCTCGGACGGTCGACGGACCTCATCGCCGCCGCGGTCGTGGTCCTGGTCGTCGTGATGATGGTCGTGCCGCTGCCGCCGACCATCCTCGACTTCTTCATCACGCTGAACATCTCGTGCGCGCTGGCGATCGTCGTCACCACGCTGTACGTCCCGCGGGCGCTCGACTTCAGCGTCTTCCCCTCGCTGCTGCTGCTCACCACGCTCTTCCGCCTGGCGATCAACATCAGCGTCACGCGTCTCATCCTCCTGCACGGGGACGCGGGCCACGTCGTCGAGGCGTTCGGGCACTTCGTGGTCGGCGGCAACGTCGTCGTCGGCCTCATCGTCTTCCTCATCCTCATCGTCATCCAGTTCGTCGTCGTGACCAACGGCGCCGGGCGCGTGGCCGAGGTCGGCGCGCGCTTCACGCTCGACGCGATGCCGGGCAAGCAGATGGCGATCGACGCCGACCTCAACTCGGGGCAGATCACCGAGGACGAGGCCCGCAAGCGCCGCTCCGAGATCGCCCGCGAGGCCGACTTCTACGGCGCGATGGACGGTGCCTCGAAGTTCGTCAAGGGCGACGCGATCGCCGCCGTCCTCATCACCCTGATCAACCTCGTCGGCGGCATCGTCGTCGGCGTCGCCATGCAGGGCATGCCCTTCGGCGACGCGGCGAGCCACTTCTCGCTGCTGACCGTCGGCGACGGCCTGGCCGCGCAGATCCCGGCGCTGCTCATCTCGGTGGCGACCGGCATCATCGTCACCCGCGCGGCCGGCGAGGGCGACGAGGCGCAGGACCTCGGCACGCAGGTCGCCGGCCAGATCTCCGCGCAGCAGAAGGCGCCGATGGTCGCGGGCGTCGTCATCTGCCTCTTCGCCCTCATCCCCGGCTTCCCGAAGCTGCCGTTCCTGCTCATCGGCGCCGGCTTCATCCTGCTGGGCCGCAAGCTCATGAAGGAGGCCGGGGCCAAGGAGCAGGCCGAGGAGGCCGCCGCGGTCGCGGCCGCCACCGCGCCCGCCCTGCCCGCCTCCCCGCGCGACGCGGTCGTCGAGGCGCTGGGCATGGACCCGCTCGAGCTCTGCATCGGCTTCGGCCTCGTGCCCATGGTCGACGGCGGGGGCGGCGGCTCGCTCCTGGCCCGCGTCTCCGCGGTGCGCCGACAGCTCGCCTCGGAGACCGGCACGATCGTCCCGTCGGTGCGCATCCACGACGAGGTCGGCCTGGGCTCGCACGAGTACGTCCTGAAGGTCCGCGGCTCCGTGGTGGCCCGCGGGCGGCTCATGGCCGGCCACCAGCTCGCGCTGGACCCGGGCGACGCGGTCGGGCAGGTCGAGGGCCTGCCCACGACCGAGCCGGCGTTCGGCCTCCCGGCCGTCTGGATCTCCGACGCGGCGCGGGCCGAGGCCGAGGCGCTGGGCTACACCGTCGTCGACGCCGAGTCGATCGTCGTCACCCACCTCACGGAGACCATCCGCCGCCACGTCGCCGAGCTGCTGACCCGGCAGGACACGCGCGTGCTGCTCGACCGCCTCAAGGAGTCCAACCAGGCGGTCGTCGAGGAGGTCGTGCCCGACCTGCTCAGCGTGGGCGAGCTGCAGCGCGTCCTGCAGGCGCTCTTGCGCGAGGGCGTCTCGATCCGCGACCTCGGCGCCATCGTCGAGGCGGCGGGCGACCGCGCGCGCGTCACGCGCGACCCGGAGCTCCTGGCCGAGCACGCCCGCGTCGCCCTGTCGCGCGCCATCACCGAGCCCTACGTCGACGGCGAGAACACGCTGCGCGCGCTGTCGCTGGACCCGGGGCTCGAGCAGGAGGTCGCCCAGTCGATCGCCCAGACGCCCGACGGGGAGTACCTCGCGATGGACCCGAGCCGCGCCCAGTCGCTGCTCATCGCCCTCAACGCCCAGTCCGAGCAGCTCGTCGCGACGGGCCGCCGGCCGGTGCTGCTCTGCTCGTCGCGCGTGCGCCGCCACCTGCGGCGCCTGTGCGAGCAGGCCCTGCCCCAGCTCGGCGTCTGCGCCTACAACGAGATCGCTCCGGGCATCTCTGTCGAGACGATCGGAGTCGTGAACGCCTGA
- a CDS encoding CdaR family transcriptional regulator, whose protein sequence is MEAAHVQLESFPQRHEPLAPDTAARLRGLAAAFLEQCREGDLGGVMSNHLLEQQPELRLREDDTLYAETRASCQQNIEEILSRLHEGMPGWGADPPPMAAAWARSMVRRGVELQAVLRAYRLGHGLLWHEWSAWVHDQCEDTPQRAELLHASSAHMFAYIDAVCARLVEFYDQERQRWARSASAVRAEVVRQLLAHEPVNVEAASSALGYELRRRHVALIVWDDREVAESDDVVEAAQAFCAAAGHPDALVVPAGLRVVWAWCGGAEVEAEDFDLRDVARKRGLRVATGEVWEGAEGFARSHEDASHAFRVAQVLRRRPGSVTRFRSVALSALLSADPALARRFADAELTVLRGEDDATRRIRATLQVFLEEGGSYVRAARRLGVHENTVAYRVHRAEDLLGHPVAERRLELEAALLVHRTLETEA, encoded by the coding sequence ATGGAAGCCGCGCACGTGCAGCTGGAGAGCTTCCCGCAGCGCCACGAGCCGCTGGCGCCGGACACGGCTGCCCGACTACGAGGACTCGCCGCCGCGTTCCTCGAGCAGTGCCGCGAGGGCGACCTCGGCGGCGTGATGTCCAACCACCTGCTCGAGCAGCAGCCCGAGCTGCGTCTGCGCGAGGACGACACGCTCTACGCGGAGACCCGCGCGAGCTGCCAGCAGAACATCGAGGAGATCCTCTCCCGCCTGCACGAGGGCATGCCGGGCTGGGGCGCCGACCCGCCGCCGATGGCGGCCGCCTGGGCGCGCTCCATGGTCCGCCGCGGCGTCGAGCTCCAGGCGGTCCTGCGGGCCTACCGCCTCGGCCACGGCCTGCTGTGGCACGAGTGGTCGGCGTGGGTGCACGACCAGTGCGAGGACACCCCGCAGCGCGCCGAGCTCCTGCACGCCAGCTCGGCGCACATGTTCGCCTACATCGACGCGGTCTGCGCGCGGCTCGTCGAGTTCTACGACCAGGAGCGCCAGCGCTGGGCGCGCAGCGCGAGCGCCGTGCGGGCGGAGGTCGTCCGCCAGCTCCTGGCCCACGAGCCGGTCAACGTCGAGGCCGCCTCGAGCGCCCTCGGCTACGAGCTGCGCCGCCGCCACGTGGCGCTCATCGTCTGGGACGACCGCGAGGTGGCCGAGTCCGACGACGTCGTGGAGGCCGCCCAGGCGTTCTGCGCGGCCGCGGGCCATCCGGACGCCCTCGTCGTCCCCGCCGGCCTGCGCGTGGTGTGGGCGTGGTGCGGCGGCGCCGAGGTCGAGGCCGAGGACTTCGACCTGCGCGACGTCGCGCGCAAGCGCGGCCTGCGCGTCGCCACCGGCGAGGTCTGGGAGGGTGCCGAGGGCTTCGCGCGCTCGCACGAGGACGCGTCGCACGCCTTCCGGGTCGCCCAGGTCCTGCGCCGGCGCCCCGGCTCGGTCACCCGCTTCCGCTCCGTCGCCCTGTCGGCGCTGCTGAGCGCCGACCCGGCTCTCGCGCGCCGCTTCGCCGACGCCGAGCTGACGGTCCTGCGCGGCGAGGACGACGCGACGCGCCGCATCCGCGCGACGCTCCAGGTCTTCCTCGAGGAGGGCGGCAGCTACGTGCGCGCCGCGCGCCGCCTCGGGGTCCACGAGAACACCGTCGCCTACCGCGTGCACCGGGCCGAGGACCTCCTCGGCCACCCGGTGGCCGAGCGGCGCCTCGAGCTCGAGGCCGCCCTGCTCGTGCACCGCACGCTCGAGACCGAGGCCTAG
- a CDS encoding DMT family transporter codes for MSTRGAALFAAVAVVWGLPYFFIKVAVDDGVPPAFVAWIRVVIAVVVLAPLAWRAGALRGLRPHTRAIVVYALFEVVVPFPLISFGEQRIASSLAAILIAALPLVIALIALRVDPEERPTPRRLAGLVVGLAGVVLLVGVDVAGSADELVGALAVLVATVGYAIGPMVVKRHLGHLPPLGPVTASFAASALMLLPFALLDLPGGDVTDEAVASLVALGLLCTALAFVLFFALIAEVGPSRASVITYLNPAVAVLLGVLVLDEALTAAAAGGLALILAGSWVATGGVRRPRPVQA; via the coding sequence GTGAGCACGCGGGGCGCCGCCCTCTTCGCCGCCGTCGCGGTGGTCTGGGGGCTGCCGTACTTCTTCATCAAGGTCGCCGTCGACGACGGCGTGCCGCCGGCGTTCGTCGCCTGGATCCGCGTCGTCATCGCCGTCGTGGTCCTCGCGCCCCTGGCGTGGCGCGCCGGGGCGCTGCGGGGGCTGCGGCCCCACACCAGGGCGATCGTCGTCTACGCGCTGTTCGAGGTCGTCGTGCCGTTCCCGCTCATCTCGTTCGGCGAGCAGCGGATCGCCTCGTCGCTGGCGGCGATCCTCATCGCCGCGCTGCCGCTCGTCATCGCCCTGATCGCGCTGCGGGTCGACCCCGAGGAGCGGCCGACGCCGCGCCGGCTGGCGGGGCTCGTCGTCGGCCTGGCGGGCGTCGTGCTGCTCGTCGGCGTCGACGTCGCGGGGTCGGCGGACGAGCTCGTCGGCGCGCTCGCGGTCCTCGTGGCCACCGTCGGCTACGCGATCGGGCCGATGGTCGTCAAGCGCCACCTCGGCCACCTGCCGCCGCTGGGCCCGGTGACGGCGAGCTTCGCGGCCTCGGCCCTGATGCTCCTGCCGTTCGCGCTGCTCGACCTGCCCGGCGGCGACGTCACCGACGAGGCGGTCGCGAGCCTCGTGGCGCTCGGGCTGCTGTGCACCGCCCTGGCCTTCGTCCTGTTCTTCGCCCTGATCGCCGAGGTCGGCCCGTCGCGGGCGTCGGTCATCACCTACCTCAACCCGGCGGTGGCGGTCCTGCTCGGCGTGCTCGTGCTCGACGAGGCGCTCACGGCCGCCGCGGCCGGCGGCCTGGCGCTGATCCTCGCCGGCTCGTGGGTGGCGACGGGCGGCGTGCGCCGCCCGCGCCCCGTGCAGGCCTAG
- the flhB gene encoding flagellar biosynthesis protein FlhB translates to MAGEKTEKATPKKKEEARKKGQVARSTDLSGAVVLLASLVALGAAGPGMCERLAACMRRTIALASDPEVVEAGTIGAVLLACGKDVLLAVAPIAGVCMVAGVVSYAVQVGIKPMPQSIKPDPKKLNPVTGAKNIFGQHALVEGVKSVTKVSVVGAIVAAALLPKLDEVGTLMGFSPLSLSIALGEEIRGMAWRAAGAYVVIGLADFAWQRYRHEKQLRMDIQEVKEEFKQQGLPPEVRAAMRRRQMAAARARMMAAVPEADVVITNPTHYSVALKYDGSSLAPQVIAKGQDLVALRIRELARDAGVPVVPEPPLARALHASVEVGEEIPEELYVAVAQVLAWVFRTRPRRAA, encoded by the coding sequence ATGGCGGGCGAGAAGACCGAGAAGGCCACACCCAAGAAGAAGGAGGAGGCCCGCAAGAAGGGCCAGGTCGCGCGGTCCACCGACCTGTCCGGCGCGGTCGTCCTGCTCGCCTCGCTCGTCGCGCTCGGGGCCGCCGGCCCGGGCATGTGCGAGCGCCTCGCCGCGTGCATGCGGCGCACGATCGCCCTGGCCTCGGACCCCGAGGTCGTGGAGGCGGGGACGATCGGCGCGGTCCTCCTCGCGTGCGGCAAGGACGTCCTGCTCGCCGTCGCGCCGATCGCCGGCGTCTGCATGGTCGCGGGCGTCGTGAGCTACGCGGTGCAGGTCGGCATCAAGCCGATGCCCCAGTCGATCAAGCCCGACCCGAAGAAGCTCAACCCGGTCACGGGCGCGAAGAACATCTTCGGCCAGCACGCGCTCGTCGAGGGCGTCAAGAGCGTCACGAAGGTCTCCGTGGTCGGCGCGATCGTCGCCGCCGCCCTGCTGCCCAAGCTCGACGAGGTCGGGACGCTCATGGGCTTCTCGCCGCTCTCGCTCTCCATCGCCCTGGGTGAGGAGATCCGCGGCATGGCCTGGCGCGCCGCCGGCGCCTACGTCGTCATCGGCCTCGCGGACTTCGCCTGGCAGCGCTACCGCCACGAGAAGCAGCTGCGGATGGACATCCAGGAGGTCAAGGAGGAGTTCAAGCAGCAGGGCCTGCCGCCCGAGGTCCGCGCCGCCATGCGCCGCCGCCAGATGGCCGCCGCCCGCGCGCGCATGATGGCCGCCGTCCCCGAGGCCGACGTCGTCATCACCAACCCGACCCACTACTCCGTGGCCCTGAAGTACGACGGCTCGAGCCTCGCCCCGCAGGTCATCGCCAAGGGCCAGGACCTCGTCGCGCTGCGCATCCGCGAGCTCGCCCGCGACGCCGGCGTGCCGGTGGTCCCCGAGCCGCCCCTCGCCCGCGCGCTGCACGCCTCCGTCGAGGTCGGCGAGGAGATCCCGGAGGAGCTCTACGTCGCCGTCGCCCAGGTCCTCGCCTGGGTCTTCCGCACGCGGCCGCGGCGGGCGGCGTAG
- the fliR gene encoding flagellar biosynthetic protein FliR gives MNLNLSPTLGGILDPAQVASFFLVLARVSPLFMLAPLFSSRAIPMRVRGIVAVALAVGLGPVVMRGADIPLEAWALSGLIAKELLVGAGFAFAVGAVFAAVQVAGAFLDTFVGFTFGGLVDPMSGQQSSVLSSTYAMVGLMIFIAIGGDRWVIQGMAESYDVVGLTELPSIDRTVATAVEAFSGIFAGALQVAGPVLLAVVLTDAAFGLVSRVVPQLNVFAIGFPAKVTVGLLTVGASLPFLSQWLQDRLLGA, from the coding sequence GTGAACCTGAACCTGTCCCCGACGCTGGGCGGGATCCTCGACCCCGCCCAGGTCGCCTCCTTCTTCCTGGTCCTCGCGCGCGTCTCGCCGCTGTTCATGCTGGCGCCGCTGTTCTCGTCGCGGGCGATCCCGATGCGCGTGCGCGGCATCGTGGCGGTGGCCCTGGCGGTCGGCCTCGGGCCGGTCGTCATGCGCGGCGCCGACATCCCGCTCGAGGCCTGGGCGCTGAGCGGGCTGATCGCCAAGGAGCTGCTGGTCGGCGCCGGCTTCGCGTTCGCCGTGGGCGCGGTGTTCGCCGCCGTCCAGGTCGCGGGCGCGTTCCTCGACACGTTCGTCGGCTTCACCTTCGGCGGCCTCGTGGACCCGATGAGCGGCCAGCAGTCCTCCGTGCTCAGCTCGACCTACGCGATGGTCGGCCTGATGATCTTCATCGCCATCGGCGGCGACCGCTGGGTCATCCAGGGGATGGCCGAGAGCTACGACGTCGTCGGGCTCACCGAGCTGCCGTCGATCGACCGGACGGTGGCGACCGCGGTCGAGGCGTTCTCGGGCATCTTCGCCGGCGCGCTCCAGGTCGCGGGCCCGGTCCTGCTCGCCGTGGTGCTCACCGACGCGGCCTTCGGCCTGGTCTCGCGGGTCGTCCCGCAGCTCAACGTCTTCGCCATCGGCTTCCCGGCGAAGGTCACCGTCGGCCTGCTCACGGTCGGCGCGTCCCTGCCGTTCCTGTCGCAGTGGCTCCAGGACCGGCTCCTGGGCGCCTAG
- the fliQ gene encoding flagellar biosynthesis protein FliQ gives MDADSVVTISTGALELALKVALPLLLVGLVVGLVISVFQAVTQIQEQTLSFIPKILATAAVLVVGGPWMLNQLLAYTTELWSSIPQLIGT, from the coding sequence ATGGACGCCGACTCCGTCGTCACCATCTCCACGGGTGCCCTCGAGCTCGCGCTCAAGGTCGCCCTCCCGCTCCTGCTCGTCGGCCTCGTCGTCGGCCTCGTGATCAGCGTCTTCCAGGCGGTCACGCAGATCCAGGAGCAGACGCTCTCCTTCATCCCGAAGATCCTCGCCACCGCGGCGGTCCTCGTCGTCGGCGGGCCGTGGATGCTCAACCAGCTCCTGGCCTACACGACGGAGCTGTGGAGCTCGATCCCGCAGCTCATCGGGACGTGA
- the fliP gene encoding flagellar type III secretion system pore protein FliP (The bacterial flagellar biogenesis protein FliP forms a type III secretion system (T3SS)-type pore required for flagellar assembly.) yields MPQDGGQAVQLLLLVGGITLVPALLFTVTGFTRILVVLGFIRTGLGTPTAPPNQVLVGIALFLTLFVMAPTFQDVKKDAIDPLSAGKITQAQAFERGEKPIREFMFRQTRNKDLALFVKLAKMDRPKTRADVPTYVLVPAFVVSELKTAFQIGFLIFLPFLVIDLVVSSTLMSMGMIMLPPTFIALPFKILLFVLVDGWNLVTRSIVESFG; encoded by the coding sequence ATGCCGCAGGACGGCGGCCAGGCGGTCCAGCTGCTGCTGCTGGTCGGGGGCATCACCCTCGTCCCGGCGCTGCTGTTCACCGTCACCGGCTTCACCCGCATCCTCGTGGTGCTGGGCTTCATCCGCACCGGTCTGGGCACGCCCACGGCGCCGCCCAACCAGGTGCTCGTCGGCATCGCGCTCTTCCTCACGCTCTTCGTCATGGCGCCGACGTTCCAGGACGTCAAGAAGGACGCCATCGATCCGCTGAGCGCCGGCAAGATCACGCAGGCCCAGGCCTTCGAGCGCGGCGAGAAGCCGATCCGCGAGTTCATGTTCCGCCAGACCCGCAACAAGGACCTGGCGCTGTTCGTGAAGCTCGCGAAGATGGACCGCCCGAAGACGCGGGCCGACGTCCCGACCTACGTGCTCGTCCCGGCCTTCGTGGTCTCCGAGCTCAAGACGGCGTTCCAGATCGGGTTCCTGATCTTCCTGCCGTTCCTGGTGATCGACCTGGTGGTGAGCTCGACGCTCATGTCGATGGGCATGATCATGCTCCCACCGACGTTCATCGCCCTCCCCTTCAAGATCCTGCTCTTCGTCCTGGTGGACGGGTGGAACCTCGTGACGAGGTCCATCGTCGAGAGCTTCGGCTAG
- a CDS encoding flagellar biosynthetic protein FliO, translated as MDPLRPRIAAGAAAAACLLLAAPATVFAADKYGEDKPLDLPDEGPSRTAEIGGGGGSFMRTMIGLAVVVAVIYGVAWALRQMKRGKEERSSGFGLSSEAVIALGPNRSVHLIRAGRELVLVGSAEHGVVPIKTYSEDEARRLGLLPPQDDDDVVDGGAVVAGSTGAALVPARRRTVVDLLRERTVR; from the coding sequence GTGGACCCCCTCCGTCCCCGCATCGCAGCGGGAGCGGCCGCCGCCGCGTGCCTGCTCCTGGCCGCCCCCGCGACCGTCTTCGCCGCCGACAAGTACGGCGAGGACAAGCCGCTCGACCTGCCCGACGAGGGCCCGTCGCGCACCGCCGAGATCGGCGGTGGCGGTGGCTCGTTCATGCGCACGATGATCGGCCTGGCCGTCGTCGTGGCCGTGATCTACGGCGTCGCCTGGGCGCTGCGCCAGATGAAGCGGGGCAAGGAGGAGCGCTCCTCCGGCTTCGGCCTCTCCAGCGAGGCGGTCATCGCGCTGGGGCCCAACCGCTCCGTGCACCTCATCCGGGCCGGCCGCGAGCTCGTGCTCGTCGGCAGCGCCGAGCACGGCGTGGTGCCGATCAAGACCTACAGCGAGGACGAGGCCCGCCGCCTCGGCCTGCTCCCGCCCCAGGACGACGACGACGTGGTCGACGGCGGCGCCGTGGTGGCCGGCTCGACCGGCGCGGCGCTCGTCCCCGCGCGCCGGCGCACCGTCGTCGACCTGCTGCGCGAGAGGACCGTGCGCTGA
- the fliN gene encoding flagellar motor switch protein FliN, with translation MDEVELPPLEDTSVPADAAVVPSAPTGVADPAAAGMVELPADLSRLTDVTVELTVEVGRTRMSLGEALALGPGSVVTLDRLADRPVDLLVNGRPIARGEVVVIDEQFGLRITEIAGLSGEQQAPAAAEQPAA, from the coding sequence ATGGACGAGGTCGAGCTCCCGCCGCTGGAGGACACCTCTGTCCCGGCCGACGCCGCCGTGGTGCCGAGCGCCCCGACGGGCGTCGCCGACCCGGCCGCCGCCGGCATGGTCGAGCTGCCCGCGGACCTCAGCCGCCTGACCGACGTGACGGTCGAGCTGACCGTCGAGGTCGGGCGCACCCGCATGTCGCTGGGCGAGGCGCTCGCCCTGGGCCCGGGCTCCGTCGTGACCCTCGACCGCCTGGCCGACCGGCCGGTGGACCTCCTGGTCAACGGCCGCCCGATCGCCCGCGGCGAGGTCGTCGTCATCGACGAGCAGTTCGGCCTGCGCATCACCGAGATCGCCGGGCTGTCGGGCGAGCAGCAGGCCCCGGCCGCCGCCGAGCAGCCCGCGGCCTAG
- a CDS encoding flagellar basal body-associated FliL family protein, with protein MKKILMLVPVLLLVGGGGYYKMVVAKAAPPPKPKVEGEVYVLPKDFMINLAGGRYAKLGVGLVFHHGYTAAPAGGAHGSAAPAKPPEGYGLLPQEAIVRAIVTDVITGVEREELETKKGRKHLQHEVLERIEKTTDVKVEDVLFTDVAVQ; from the coding sequence ATGAAGAAGATCCTGATGCTGGTGCCGGTGCTGCTGCTGGTCGGCGGCGGCGGCTACTACAAGATGGTGGTCGCGAAGGCCGCGCCGCCTCCGAAGCCGAAGGTCGAGGGCGAGGTCTACGTCCTGCCCAAGGACTTCATGATCAACCTCGCGGGTGGCCGGTACGCCAAGCTCGGCGTCGGCCTCGTCTTCCACCACGGCTACACCGCCGCCCCGGCCGGCGGCGCCCACGGCTCCGCCGCCCCGGCCAAGCCGCCGGAGGGCTACGGCCTGCTGCCCCAGGAGGCCATCGTGCGCGCGATCGTCACCGACGTCATCACCGGCGTCGAGCGCGAGGAGCTCGAGACCAAGAAGGGCCGCAAGCACCTGCAGCACGAGGTCCTCGAGCGCATCGAGAAGACCACCGACGTCAAGGTCGAGGACGTGCTCTTCACCGACGTGGCGGTGCAGTGA
- a CDS encoding flagellar motor protein MotB codes for MAAGRRHKGGGHDDHEEHVDEAWLVSYADMMTLLVALFMVLFSISSVNTSKFESLQRSMQEAFSGKIFPGGQGLRQTGGDDQSTKLGSSSAPPSFAPVQERKGDVGRKREERQLQQLKKQVDAAARDLGLQNKVKARMSKDGLRVRILTDDLLFGSGSATPNPQAAPLLAKLGTLLSREAQHPVVVEGHTDPVPTGGSGFTSNWELSTARATAVLHAFTKTGVSQRRLTAAGRAYLDPITSNDTAAGRSLNRRVEILLPRTARTP; via the coding sequence ATGGCCGCCGGACGGCGCCACAAGGGTGGCGGGCACGACGACCACGAGGAGCACGTCGACGAGGCCTGGCTCGTGTCCTACGCGGACATGATGACCCTGCTCGTCGCGCTGTTCATGGTCCTCTTCTCGATCTCGTCGGTGAACACGTCGAAGTTCGAGTCCCTCCAGCGCTCGATGCAGGAGGCCTTCAGCGGCAAGATCTTCCCCGGCGGCCAGGGCCTGCGCCAGACGGGCGGCGACGACCAGTCGACCAAGCTGGGCTCGTCCTCGGCGCCGCCGAGCTTCGCGCCCGTCCAGGAGCGCAAGGGCGACGTCGGGCGCAAGCGCGAGGAGCGCCAGCTCCAGCAGCTCAAGAAGCAGGTCGACGCGGCCGCGCGCGACCTCGGCCTCCAGAACAAGGTCAAGGCCCGCATGTCCAAGGACGGCCTGCGCGTGCGCATCCTCACCGACGACCTGCTCTTCGGCTCGGGCAGCGCGACGCCGAACCCCCAGGCCGCCCCGCTGCTGGCCAAGCTCGGGACGCTCCTGAGCCGCGAGGCCCAGCACCCGGTCGTCGTCGAGGGCCACACCGACCCGGTCCCGACGGGCGGCTCGGGCTTCACCTCCAACTGGGAGCTGTCGACGGCCCGCGCCACCGCGGTCCTCCACGCCTTCACCAAGACGGGCGTGTCCCAGCGGCGCCTCACCGCCGCGGGCCGCGCCTACCTCGATCCGATCACCTCCAACGACACGGCCGCGGGCCGGTCCCTGAACCGGCGCGTGGAGATCCTGCTGCCAAGGACGGCACGAACCCCATGA
- a CDS encoding flagellar motor protein, with product MKAATAIGIGIALVSLIVGGIMKGTQPTQLINPAAFVIILPTTLGCTIAAMGMDRAKLIPTLYKKAISPEPMDLAGSVKQLTGFAERARKDGLLALEEEIESIEDDFTRKGMQLVVDGTDPELLAEVLEADTQAMHARHKQNANVFIKAGAFSPTIGVMGTVIGLVHVLGNLSAPETLGPSIATAFIATLYGIGAANIIFLPVGNRLANLSAEEVQYRTLLLEGILAIQAGDNPRVVQEKLLSYVPPADRGEVTGEDPKLRAVDGGAGEAQAA from the coding sequence GTGAAGGCCGCCACTGCCATCGGGATCGGCATCGCCCTCGTCAGCCTCATCGTGGGCGGCATCATGAAGGGCACCCAGCCGACGCAGCTGATCAACCCGGCTGCGTTCGTGATCATCCTCCCCACGACGCTCGGCTGCACCATCGCGGCCATGGGGATGGACCGGGCCAAGCTGATCCCCACGCTGTACAAGAAGGCGATCTCGCCGGAGCCCATGGACCTGGCCGGGTCCGTCAAGCAGCTCACCGGCTTCGCCGAGCGCGCCCGCAAGGACGGCCTGCTCGCCCTCGAGGAGGAGATCGAGTCCATCGAGGACGACTTCACCCGCAAGGGCATGCAGCTCGTCGTCGACGGCACCGACCCCGAGCTCCTCGCCGAGGTCCTCGAGGCCGACACGCAGGCGATGCACGCCCGCCACAAGCAGAACGCCAACGTCTTCATCAAGGCCGGCGCCTTCTCCCCGACCATCGGCGTCATGGGCACGGTCATCGGCCTCGTGCACGTGCTCGGCAACCTCTCGGCGCCCGAGACCCTCGGCCCGTCGATCGCCACCGCGTTCATCGCGACGCTCTACGGCATCGGCGCCGCCAACATCATCTTCCTCCCGGTCGGCAACCGCCTCGCGAACCTCTCGGCCGAGGAGGTCCAGTACCGCACGCTCCTGCTCGAGGGCATCCTCGCCATCCAGGCGGGCGACAACCCGCGCGTCGTGCAGGAGAAGCTCCTGTCCTACGTCCCGCCGGCCGACCGCGGTGAGGTCACCGGCGAGGACCCGAAGCTGCGCGCCGTCGACGGCGGCGCCGGTGAGGCGCAGGCCGCCTAG
- a CDS encoding response regulator, whose amino-acid sequence MARVLVVDDAAFMRKMVTDALTGGGHEVVGEAGNGAEAVSRFQELRPDVMTLDITMPEKDGIAALKEIVALDPGAKVIMCSALGQESKVLESIKLGAKDFVVKPFQADRVLGAVEKALA is encoded by the coding sequence ATGGCACGAGTGCTCGTCGTCGACGACGCCGCCTTCATGCGGAAGATGGTCACCGACGCCCTGACCGGCGGCGGTCACGAGGTGGTCGGCGAGGCCGGCAACGGCGCGGAGGCGGTCAGCCGCTTCCAGGAGCTCCGGCCGGACGTCATGACCCTCGACATCACCATGCCCGAGAAGGACGGCATCGCCGCCCTCAAGGAGATCGTCGCCCTGGACCCGGGCGCGAAGGTGATCATGTGCTCCGCCCTCGGCCAGGAGTCGAAGGTGCTGGAGTCGATCAAGCTGGGCGCGAAGGACTTCGTCGTGAAGCCCTTCCAGGCCGATCGCGTCCTCGGCGCGGTCGAGAAGGCCCTGGCCTAG